The following proteins are encoded in a genomic region of Zea mays cultivar B73 chromosome 9, Zm-B73-REFERENCE-NAM-5.0, whole genome shotgun sequence:
- the LOC118473334 gene encoding cytochrome c oxidase subunit 2 — MMQGIIDLHHDIFFFLILILVFVSRMLVRALWHFNEQTNPIPQRIVHGTTIEIIRTIFPSVIPLFIAIPSFALLYSMDGVLVDPAITIKAIGHQWYRTYEYSDYNSSDEQSLTFDSYTIPEDDPELGQSRLLEVDNRVVVPAKTHLRMIVTPADVPHSWAVPSSGVKCDAVPGRSNLTSISVQREGVYYGQCSEICGTNHAFTPIVVEAVTLKDYADWVSNQLILQTN; from the exons ATGATGCAAGGAATCATTGACTTACATCACGATATCTTTTTCTTCCTCATTCTGATTTTGGTTTTCGTATCACGGATGTTGGTTCGCGCTTTATGGCATTTCAACGAGCAAACTAATCCAATCCCGCAAAGGATTGTTCATGGAACTACTATCGAAATTATTCGGACCATTTTTCCTAGTGTCATTCCATTGTTCATTGCTATACCATCGTTTGCTCTGTTATACTCAATGGACGGGGTATTAGTAGATCCAGCCATTACTATCAAAGCTATTGGACATCAATGGTATCGGA CTTATGAGTATTCGGACTATAACAGTTCCGATGAACAGTCACTCACTTTTGACAGTTATACGATTCCAGAAGATGATCCAGAATTGGGTCAATCACGTTTATTAGAAGTTGACAATAGAGTGGTTGTACCAGCCAAAACTCATCTACGTATGATTGTAACACCCGCTGATGTACCTCATAGTTGGGCTGTACCTTCCTCAGGTGTCAAATGTGATGCTGTACCTGGTCGTTCAAATCTTACCTCCATCTCGGTACAACGAGAAGGAGTTTACTATGGTCAGTGCAGTGAGATTTGTGGAACTAATCATGCCTTTACGCCTATCGTCGTAGAAGCAGTGACTTTGAAAGATTATGCGGATTGGGTATCCAATCAATTAATCCTCCAAACCAACTAA